A genomic region of Drosophila kikkawai strain 14028-0561.14 chromosome X, DkikHiC1v2, whole genome shotgun sequence contains the following coding sequences:
- the LOC108085229 gene encoding NADH-cytochrome b5 reductase-like, with the protein MVFDEEEEQQKGEKDLDQIQESDCCGNGCTNCILDNKPQPSKRILLAGKRNILLTYTKFRLIEKATHQTDDQVLLLHFADAGDDVAEDTVLDIPPGHHVMLRMGSLLRPYSPYWSDFRRREFRILVKLQPGGPMSRHLAAVQPNDLLEFRGPIGNYTNDPSLTKCIFIVAQGVAIAPTMPLVRDVLENEEDMSRIWHLVCARDLEHVFFREKLLEFGHSWNYRCCLYLPHQQCDSPGCQEAGHCVAECQELRRSLRYKEVAKVARLDAIELASHMNPSIPGQRTLIVAGDSTFQKAIQEVAATALAIDPAHVYLL; encoded by the coding sequence ATGGTGttcgacgaggaggaggagcaacagAAGGGGGAAAAGGATCTTGATCAGATCCAGGAATCCGACTGCTGTGGCAATGGCTGCACCAACTGCATCCTGGACAACAAGCCCCAGCCGAGCAAGCGCATCCTGCTGGCCGGCAAGCGGAACATTCTCTTGACTTACACGAAATTCCGTTTAATTGAGAAGGCAACCCACCAAACCGATGACCAGGTGCTGCTCCTCCACTTTGCAGATGCTGGCGACGACGTCGCCGAGGACACCGTGCTGGACATTCCGCCCGGTCACCATGTAATGCTGCGTATGGGCTCCCTGCTGCGTCCCTACTCCCCCTACTGGAGCGATTTCCGGCGGCGAGAGTTTCGGATTCTGGTGAAACTGCAGCCGGGTGGACCCATGTCCCGGCACTTGGCTGCCGTGCAGCCCAACGATTTGCTCGAGTTCCGTGGTCCCATTGGGAACTATACCAATGACCCCAGCCTGACCAAGTGCATCTTTATCGTGGCCCAAGGTGTGGCCATTGCACCCACAATGCCGCTAGTTCGGGACGTGCTGGAGAACGAGGAGGACATGAGTCGCATCTGGCACTTGGTATGCGCCCGGGATCTGGAGCATGTCTTTTTCCGCGAGAAGCTGCTGGAATTTGGCCACAGCTGGAACTACAGGTGCTGTCTCTATCTGCCCCACCAACAGTGTGATTCCCCCGGCTGCCAGGAGGCGGGTCACTGCGTTGCAGAGTGCCAGGAACTCAGACGGAGTCTACGCTACAAGGAGGTGGCCAAGGTTGCCCGATTGGATGCCATCGAGTTAGCCAGTCACATGAATCCCAGTATTCCTGGACAGCGAACCCTCATTGTGGCAGGAGATTCAACCTTCCAAAAGGCTATACAGGAAGTGGCAGCCACTGCCTTGGCCATAGATCCTGCCCATGTTTATTTGCTGTGA
- the LOC108085231 gene encoding uncharacterized protein F54F2.9 has translation MRVEAVWCTLLGSLLLWSGRAHAWHSEELEIFDLVEEVNRNFYEFMGINQTATGAEVKRAFRTLSIVLHPDKNPAEDANIQFRNLVSIYEVLKDPSRREKYDRVLKEGMPNWKSALYYYRRMRKIGLYEGAFILFLITTVGQYLFAWAAYLEKKYTAEQVFGTKLKKLQKKNKNIDMDVILSEIPMPSLLNTLPIQIPLALWNLPRTIKNGFSKANELKELALEKRRQELEAARRQEELEREAEEQARLRKEHKENLRKRKQNTKAPEKTEEELRGYSQIQAREMTDDDAVRPASQKSSVSGGFWTDEDLTELIRLVKKYPGGAGSRWNTIAESMNRSVQEVTFMAAKMKENGYRIPGQTDSVAETLVQESQQAQRKEKVKKSAATAATSAAAATTASGEKSMLIPETNWTQEQQRALEAAIVKYRKTAGGDRWQKIANSVPEKTKEECLVRYKYLCELVKTQKRAEEEANEATGDDVTAVEEVLPEDEPPPPPAEAPAAAAPATKKLSKREQRRRKRDLSSGEDSDDAYQYEIS, from the exons ATGCGAGTGGAAGCTGTGTGGTGCACGCTGCTAGGCAGCCTGCTGCTGTGGAGCGGCAGAGCCCACGCCTGGCACTCGGAGGAGCTGGAGATCTTCGATTTGGTCGAGGAGGTGAATCGCAACTTCTACGAATTCATGGGCATTAACCAGACAGCCACCGGGGCAGAGGTGAAGCGCGCCTTTCGCACACTATCGATTGTCCTGCATCCGGACAAGAATCCCGCCGAGGATGCCAATATCCAGTTTCGCAACCTCGTCTCCATATACGAGGTCCTCAAGGATCCGTCGCGACGTGAGAAGTACGACCGGGTGCTAAAGGAGGGCATGCCCAACTGGAAGTCGGCGCTGTACTACTACCGTCGCATGCGCAAGATTGGCCTCTACGAGGGCGCCTTTATCCTGTTCCTAATCACCACCGTGGGCCAGTACCTGTTCGCCTGGGCCGCCTACCTCGAAAAGAAGTACACCGCCGAGCAGGTGTTCGGCACCAAGCTGAAGAAGTTGcagaagaaaaacaagaacatTGACATGGACGTGATACTCAGCGAAATACCGATGCCCTCGCTGCTCAACACACTGCCCATCCAGATACCGCTGGCGCTATGGAACCTGCCGCGGACCATCAAGAATGGTTTCAGCAAGGCCAACGAGCTGAAGGAGCTGGCGCTGGAGAAGCGCAGGCA GGAACTGGAGGCCGCCCGACGCCAAGAGGAACTGGAACGGGAGGCCGAGGAGCAGGCACGCCTGCGCAAGGAGCACAAGGAGAACCTGCGAAAGCGCAAGCAGAACACCAAGGCTCCGGAGAAAACCGAGGAGGAACTGCGCGGCTATTCGCAAATCCAGGCCCGCGAGATGACCGACGACGATGCTGTGCGTCCCGCTTCTCAAAAG AGCTCTGTGAGTGGTGGCTTCTGGACAGACGAGGATCTCACCGAGCTAATTCGCCTAGTTAAGAAGTATCCCGGCGGAGCTGGTAGCCGCTGGAACACCATTGCCGAGTCCATGAATCGTAGTGTTCAGGAGGTCACCTTTATGGCGGCCAAAATGAAGGAAAATGGCTACCGAATACCCGGCCAAACGGACAGCGTGGCCGAGACTCTCGTCCAGGAGTCCCAGCAGGCGCAGCGCAAAGAAAAGGTCAAAAAGTCTGCGGCAACGGCGGCAACATCTGCCGCCGCCGCTACTACCGCCTCCGGGGAGAAGAGCATGCTCATCCCGGAAACCAACTGGacgcaggagcagcagcgggcTCTTGAGGCGGCCATCGTCAAGTACCGGAAGACGGCTGGCGGCGATCGCTGGCAAAAGATTGCCAACAGTGTGCCAGAGAAGACGAAGGAAGAGTGCCTGGTGCGCTACAAGTATCTCTGCGAGCTGGTCAAGACGCAGAAGCGGGCCGAGGAGGAGGCCAACGAGGCAACAGGCGACGATGTGACCGCCGTTGAGGAGGTGCTGCCAGAGGAcgagccgccgccgccgccggcagAAGCACCAGCAGCTGCGGCGCCTGCCACTAAAAAGCTAAGCAAGCGGGAGCAGCGTCGCCGGAAGCGAGATCTCTCAAGCGGCGAGGACTCGGACGATGCATATCAGTACGAGATCAGTTAG
- the Mec2 gene encoding band 7 protein AGAP004871 produces MESQSQQQDSPVYANYEDMRNSGPTSSTAYMINMGPGAVATEQPQQRKRSGLNQQYRGFKTSENEPRGCMEWLVTILSVLVFIITSPISIFICFKVVAEYERAIIFRLGRLSGGARGPGMFFILPCIDEYRKVDLRTVTFNVPQQEMLTKDSVTVTVDAVVYYRISDPLYAVIQVEDYSLSTRLLAATTLRNIVGTRNLSELLTEREILAHHMQATLDEATEPWGVMVERVEIKDVSLPVSMQRAMAAEAEAARDARAKVIAAEGEKKSATALKEASDVISSSPSALQLRYLQTLSSISAEKNSTIVFPLPMELLTPYLAKYAQLMPPPSTLPPVPEKSDAELINAAAAWPKTNL; encoded by the exons ATGgagtcgcagtcgcagcaaCAGGATTCGCCGGTTTATGCCAACTACGAGGACATGCGCAACTCTGGTCCCACCAGCTCGACGGCCTACATGATCAACATGGGTCCGGGAGCAGTGGCAACCGAGCAGCCGCAACAGCGCAAGCGATCTGGACTCAATCAGCAGTATCGTGGCTTTAAGACAT CTGAAAACGAACCCCGCGGCTGCATGGAATGGCTGGTGACCATCCTCTCCGTGCTGGTCTTCATCATCACCTCGCCCATCTCCATTTTCATCTGCTTCAAGGTGGTGGCGGAGTACGAGCGGGCGATCATCTTCCGATTGGGCAGGTTAAGTGGTGGAGCCCGTGGCCCTGGCATGTTCTTCATCCTGCCCTGCATCGACGAATACCGCAAGGTGGATTTACGCACAGTCACCTTTAATGTGCCGCAACAGGAGATGTTGACCAAGGATTCGGTGACGGTGACTGTAGATGCGGTGGTCTACTATCGCATCAGTGATCCCCTCTATGCGGTGATCCAAGTGGAGGACTATAGCCTATCCACCCGCCTGCTGGCGGCCACCACGCTAAGGAATATTGTGGGCACACGGAATCTCTCGGAGTTGCTTACCGAAAGGGAAATCCTTGCCCATCACATGCAGGCCACTCTGGATGAGGCCACCGAGCCCTGGGGCGTTATGGTGGAGCGTGTGGAGAT CAAGGACGTTTCCCTGCCAGTGTCCATGCAGCGAGCCATGGCCGCCGAGGCCGAGGCTGCCCGTGATGCTCGTGCCAAGGTGATTGCCGCCGAGGGTGAGAAGAAGTCTGCCACCGCCCTAAAGGAGGCCTCCGATGTGATATCCTCCAGCCCCTCGGCTTTGCAG CTGCGCTACCTGCAAACCCTGAGCAGCATTTCGGCGGAGAAGAACTCCACCATTGTGTTCCCACTGCCCATGGAGCTGCTGACCCCGTACCTGGCCAAATATGCACAGTTGATGCCACCACCGTCAACCCTGCCTCCAGTGCCGGAGAAATCAGACGCCGAGCTGATCAATGCAGCGGCCGCCTGGCCAAAGACCAATCTGTAA
- the LOC108085219 gene encoding band 7 protein AGAP004871 isoform X2: MGCVEILATVVSVLIMVLTFPISVFICFKVVSEYERAVIFRMGRLRSGGARGPGVFFVLPCVDDYYPVDLRTVSFDVPPQEVLSKDSVTVTVDAVVYYRISDPLKAVIQVYNYSHSTSLLAATTLRNVLGTRNLSELLTERETISHTMQMSLDEATDPWGVKVERVEIKDVSLPTALQRAMAAEAEAAREARAKVIAAEGEMKSSRALREASEIISASPSALQLRYLQTLSSISTEKNSTIIFPLPMELLTPFLNSHAHSQQLQLQHQQQQQQQQQQQQHQHQQHVAPGTPLHRHQHQHHQ; this comes from the exons ATGGGCTGCGTGGAGATCCTGGCCACGGTGGTCTCTGTGCTGATCATGGTTCTTACCTTCCCAATCTCGGTCTTCATCTGCTTCAAGGTCGTCTCCGAGTACGAGCGAGCGGTGATCTTCCGTATGGGACGACTGCGCAGCGGCGGAGCCCGTGGTCCTGGCGTATTTTTTGTCTTGCCCTGCGTAGATGACTATTATCCGGTGGACCTGCGCACAGTCTCCTTCGATGTGCCGCCGCAGGAGGTGCTCTCCAAGGACTCGGTGACGGTTACTGTGGACGCGGTGGTCTATTATCGCATCAGTGATCCCCTCAAGGCTGTCATTCAGGTGTACAACTATAGCCATTCGACCAGTTTACTGGCGGCCACCACATTGCGCAATGTCCTGGGCACCAGGAATCTCTCCGAATTGCTCACCGAACGCGAGACCATATCGCACACCATGCAGATGTCCCTGGACGAGGCCACCGATCCCTGGGGCGTCAAGGTGGAACGTGTGGAGAT CAAGGACGTCTCTCTGCCCACTGCCCTGCAGCGGGCCATGGCCGCCGAGGCGGAGGCGGCGAGGGAGGCGCGTGCCAAAGTCATTGCCGCCGAGGGTGAGATGAAATCCTCTCGAGCCCTTAGAGAAGCCTCCGAGATCATTTCAGCCAGTCCTTCCGCCCTGCAG TTGCGATATCTGCAAACTCTGAGCAGCATTTCCACCGAGAAGAACTCAACTATTATCTTTCCGCTGCCCATGGAGCTGCTCACGCCCTTCCTCAACTCCCACGCCCACTCgcagcagttgcagctgcaacatcagcagcaacaacagcagcaacagcagcagcagcaacatcaacaccAGCAACATGTGGCGCCTGGCACGCCACTCCACcggcaccagcatcagcaccatCAGTGA
- the LOC108085233 gene encoding uncharacterized protein C11orf24, whose protein sequence is MKLLPLLWLLCGLLLVVADQDPPVASAPKAPIAGNGTVATLGNATSPAAGATGTPIAAGAPADKAQTNNNQSPPKATQVEQQQPKEATKTSPAPENVGKNRKRTDTDTPKAAGNAPVAASTPKPAAVETKASTPAAAAAPASTASSSKPKAIENSPTVTKPATAAKPTAGSAIVSEGQSMKDVTKANNATTHSGSTSTTTSTSKTTIKTTAKPTKPPVVFSMGTHGEWEKEQEQEKGKPGDKPPLPKPVSTLAEPMVVPQVQELTGTLADRGDTSYVVPIVTVLLTVPLAIGVGTIMYRRFRDMWSTRHYRRMDFLVDGMYND, encoded by the coding sequence ATGAAGCTGCTTCCATTGCTCTGGCTGCTGTGCGGCCTGCTCCTGGTAGTCGCCGACCAGGATCCACCGGTTGCCTCGGCCCCCAAGGCTCCCATTGCTGGCAATGGCACTGTTGCGACATTGGGAAATGCCACTTCGCCTGCTGCTGGCGCAACAGGAACTCCCATAGCAGCAGGAGCGCCTGCAGATAAGGCTCAGACCAACAACAACCAATCGCCGCCCAAGGCTACCCAAgttgagcagcagcagcccaagGAAGCCACTAAGACCTCGCCAGCGCCGGAGAATGTGGGGAAGAACAGGAAGCGCACGGATACGGACACCCCCAAGGCCGCAGGAAACGCCCCAGTAGCTGCCTCGACTCCCAAGCCTGCCGCAGTGGAGACGAAGGCCAGCAcacctgctgcagcagcagccccagcATCAACAGCATCTTCCTCCAAGCCAAAAGCAATCGAAAACTCTCCAACGGTCACCAAACCCGCGACGGCGGCCAAACCGACTGCCGGATCAGCCATTGTGTCGGAGGGCCAATCAATGAAGGATGTCACCAAGGCGAACAATGCAACCACCCACTCaggcagcaccagcaccacgACTTCCACTTCCAAGACCACCATTAAGACAACCGCAAAGCCCACTAAGCCACCTGTGGTCTTCAGCATGGGCACTCACGGCGAGTGGGAGaaggaacaggaacaggagaAGGGAAAGCCCGGTGACAAGCCGCCATTGCCCAAGCCCGTCTCCACTCTAGCCGAGCCAATGGTGGTGCCCCAGGTGCAGGAATTAACCGGAACCCTAGCTGATCGCGGCGACACCAGCTACGTGGTGCCAATTGTGACGGTGCTGCTGACAGTACCCCTGGCCATTGGCGTGGGGACCATCATGTATCGCCGCTTCCGTGACATGTGGAGTACCCGGCACTATCGTCGCATGGACTTCCTGGTGGACGGCATGTACAACGACTGA
- the LOC108085219 gene encoding band 7 protein AGAP004871 isoform X1: MHPASPHQHRSRLNVGSPGSGSGSGNVQASSSTETFPLTPQHQHSVHIPPATSLPYQGLKTSENDDMGCVEILATVVSVLIMVLTFPISVFICFKVVSEYERAVIFRMGRLRSGGARGPGVFFVLPCVDDYYPVDLRTVSFDVPPQEVLSKDSVTVTVDAVVYYRISDPLKAVIQVYNYSHSTSLLAATTLRNVLGTRNLSELLTERETISHTMQMSLDEATDPWGVKVERVEIKDVSLPTALQRAMAAEAEAAREARAKVIAAEGEMKSSRALREASEIISASPSALQLRYLQTLSSISTEKNSTIIFPLPMELLTPFLNSHAHSQQLQLQHQQQQQQQQQQQQHQHQQHVAPGTPLHRHQHQHHQ; the protein is encoded by the exons ATGCATCCAGCCTCGCCGCACCAGCATCGTTCGCGTCTGAATGTCGGCTCGCCGGGATCGGGTTCGGGCTCGGGAAATGTCCAGGCCTCCTCCTCGACGGAGACATTTCCGCTGACACCGCAGCATCAGCATTCGGTTCATATACCACCAGCCACGTCACTGCCCTATCAGGGACTAAAGACCT ctgAAAACGATGACATGGGCTGCGTGGAGATCCTGGCCACGGTGGTCTCTGTGCTGATCATGGTTCTTACCTTCCCAATCTCGGTCTTCATCTGCTTCAAGGTCGTCTCCGAGTACGAGCGAGCGGTGATCTTCCGTATGGGACGACTGCGCAGCGGCGGAGCCCGTGGTCCTGGCGTATTTTTTGTCTTGCCCTGCGTAGATGACTATTATCCGGTGGACCTGCGCACAGTCTCCTTCGATGTGCCGCCGCAGGAGGTGCTCTCCAAGGACTCGGTGACGGTTACTGTGGACGCGGTGGTCTATTATCGCATCAGTGATCCCCTCAAGGCTGTCATTCAGGTGTACAACTATAGCCATTCGACCAGTTTACTGGCGGCCACCACATTGCGCAATGTCCTGGGCACCAGGAATCTCTCCGAATTGCTCACCGAACGCGAGACCATATCGCACACCATGCAGATGTCCCTGGACGAGGCCACCGATCCCTGGGGCGTCAAGGTGGAACGTGTGGAGAT CAAGGACGTCTCTCTGCCCACTGCCCTGCAGCGGGCCATGGCCGCCGAGGCGGAGGCGGCGAGGGAGGCGCGTGCCAAAGTCATTGCCGCCGAGGGTGAGATGAAATCCTCTCGAGCCCTTAGAGAAGCCTCCGAGATCATTTCAGCCAGTCCTTCCGCCCTGCAG TTGCGATATCTGCAAACTCTGAGCAGCATTTCCACCGAGAAGAACTCAACTATTATCTTTCCGCTGCCCATGGAGCTGCTCACGCCCTTCCTCAACTCCCACGCCCACTCgcagcagttgcagctgcaacatcagcagcaacaacagcagcaacagcagcagcagcaacatcaacaccAGCAACATGTGGCGCCTGGCACGCCACTCCACcggcaccagcatcagcaccatCAGTGA